A single genomic interval of Sceloporus undulatus isolate JIND9_A2432 ecotype Alabama chromosome 2, SceUnd_v1.1, whole genome shotgun sequence harbors:
- the GPR27 gene encoding probable G-protein coupled receptor 27 has product MANASRVPPLPSPGGLLLSTSGLKLTTLGLILILSLAGNLLFAWLILKERHLRRAPYYLLLDLCLADGLRSLACFPFVMLSVHSGGRSWPHGPLGCKVLAFLAVLFCFHAAFLLFCVGVTRYMAIAHHRFYAKRMTGWTCLAVVCMVWTLSMAMAFPPVFDVGTYKFIQEEEQCIFEHRYVKANDTLGFMLMLAAIIAATHLVYIKLLFFIHSHRKMKPAQLVPAISQNWTFHGPGATGQAAANWTAGFGRGPTPPTLVGIRQNATHSQIKRLLVLEEFKMEKRICKMFYMITLLFLLLWSPYIVACYLRVFIKASAIPQVYLTTSVWMTFAQAGVNPILCFIFNRELRVCFRAHFLCCQSMQNTQGTILCDLKNLGM; this is encoded by the coding sequence ATGGCCAATGCCAGCCGTGTCCCCCCGCTGCCCAGCCCAGGGGGCCTCCTCCTCAGTACCTCAGGCCTGAAGCTGACCACACTGGGCCTGATCCTGATCCTGAGCCTGGCGGGCAACCTCCTCTTTGCCTGGCTGATCCTGAAGGAGCGGCACCTGCGCCGGGCCCCCTACTACCTCCTCCTGGACCTCTGCCTGGCTGATGGGCTCCGCTCCCTGGCCTGCTTCCCTTTCGTCATGCTCTCAGTGCACAGTGGGGGGCGTTCCTGGCCCCACGGCCCCCTGGGCTGCAAGGTCCTGGCCTTCCTAGCCGTCCTCTTTTGCTTCCatgccgccttcctcctcttctgtgtgGGGGTCACCCGGTACATGGCCATCGCCCACCACCGCTTCTACGCCAAGCGCATGACGGGCTGGACCTGCCTGGCAGTGGTCTGCATGGTCTGGACCCTCTCCATGGCCATGGCCTTCCCGCCGGTCTTTGACGTGGGCACCTACAAGTTCatccaggaggaggagcagtgcATCTTTGAGCACCGCTACGTCAAGGCCAACGATACTCTGGGCTTCATGCTCATGCTCGCTGCCATCATCGCCGCCACTCATCTGGTCTACATCAAActcctcttcttcatccacaGCCACCGCAAAATGAAGCCTGCTCAGTTGGTACCGGCCATTAGCCAGAATTGGACTTTCCATGGACCAGGGGCTACTGGGCAGGCGGCTGCTAACTGGACAGCTGGCTTTGGCCGTGGTCCCACCCCTCCAACTTTGGTGGGCATCCGACAGAACGCCACCCATAGTCAGATCAAGAGGCTGCTGGTCCTGGAGGAgttcaaaatggagaagaggatCTGCAAGATGTTCTACATGATCACCCTGCTGTTCCTGCTCCTCTGGTCTCCTTACATTGTGGCCTGTTACTTGCGTGTCTTCATCAAGGCCAGCGCTATCCCCCAAGTCTACTTGACCACTTCAGTCTGGATGACCTTTGCCCAGGCAGGGGTCAACCCCATCCTGTGCTTCATTTTCAACAGGGAGCTCAGAGTCTGTTTCAGAGCTCACTTTCTCTGCTGCCAAAGCATGCAGAACACCCAAGGCACCATTCTCTGTGATCTGAAGAATTTGGGGATGTAG